One segment of Ascochyta rabiei chromosome 7, complete sequence DNA contains the following:
- a CDS encoding 26S protease regulatory subunit 8, translating to MRCMPGAIHSIHAIHVIHVFHVIHVIHAIHAIIIAAGGGEDDKTRPTGATPGIASASFGQTYLRVRRIAASIAIAIAIAITKRQQTRATTSAPEPVRTPASAAAAVPPAPAPAPAPAPAPARPCDPTQPHLTTATLPAQPPPPLAPATTMALDTFFHNKIEAMKLEIIQGQAKLRRLEAQRNDYNSRVRLLREELGLLQQPGSYVGEVVKVMGTKKVLVKVHPEGKYVVDIADNVDVSKLTAGKRVTLLSDSYKLEKLLPSSVDPLVSLMMVEKVPDSTYDMIGGLDQQIKEIKEVIELGLQHPELFESLGIAQPKGVLLYGPPGTGKTLLARAVAHHADCKFIRVSGSELVQKYIGEGSRMVRELFIMAREHAPSIIFMDEIDSIGSSRVEGSSGGDSEVQRTMLELLNQLDGFEPTKNIKIIMATNRLDILDPALLRPGRIDRKIEFPPPTVEARADILRIHSRSMNLTRGINLTKIAEKMNGCSGAELKGVCTEAGMYALRERRVHVTQEDFDLATAKVLNKHDDKATSLSKLWK from the exons ATGAGGTGCATGCCTGGTGCCATCCATTCCATCCATGCCATCCATGTCATCCATGTCTTCCATGTCATCCATGTCATTCATGCCATCCATGCCATCATCATTGCGGCGGGCGGTGGAGAGGACGACAAGACGAGGCCCACGGGCGCTACGCCAGGCATCGCTAGTGCGTCCTTCGGCCAAACGTACTTGCGTGTCCGGCGTATCGCTGCGagcatcgccatcgccatcgccatcgccatcacCAAGCGGCAGCAAACACGCGCAACAACATCTGCCCCGGAGCCCGTCCGCACCCCTGCatccgccgccgctgccgtccctccagctccagctccagctccagctccagctccagctccagctcgcCCCTGCGACCCAACCCAGCCTCACCTCACTACTGCCACCCTCCCCGCGCAACCACCTCCGCCGCTGGCGCCCGCCACCACCATGGCGCTCGATACCTTCTTCCACAACAAGATCGAGGCAATGAAGCTCGAGATCATCCAGGGCCAGGCCAAGCTGCGTCGTCTCGAAGCCCAGCGCAACGACTACAACTCTCGCGTGCGGTTACTACGGGAGGAGCTCGGTCTGCTCCAGCAGCCTGGCTCCTACGTCGGTGAGGTCGTCAAGGTCATGGGCACAAAAAAGGTCCTTGTCAAGGTGCACCCAGAAGGCAAATACG TTGTCGACATTGCCGATAACGTCGACGTCAGCAAACTCACAGCCGGCAAGCGCGTCACCCTCCTCAGCGACTCATACAAGCTCGAAAAGCTCCTGCCATCCTCCGTCGACCCCCTCGTTTCGCTCATGATGGTCGAAAAGGTGCCAGACAGCACGTACGACATGATTGGTGGCCTGGACCAGCAGATCAAGGAGATCAAGGAAGTCATCGAGCTGGGCCTGCAACATCCAGAGCTTTTCGAGTCGCTCGGTATCGCGCAACCAAAGGGCGTCCTGTTGTACGGCCCGCCAGGAACAGGAAAGACGCTACTTGCCCGTGCTGTAGCCCATCACGCCGACTGCAAGTTCATCCGTGTGTCAGGAAGTGAGTTGGTGCAAAAGTACATTGGTGAGGGAAGCCGAATGGTTCGAGAACTCTTCATCATGGCCCGAGAACACGCACCCAGCATCATCTTCATGGACGAGATCGACAGCATTGGGTCAAGCCGTGTGGAAGGAAGCTCAGGCGGTGACTCGGAGGTACAGCGTACCATGTTGGAGCTGCTCAACCAGCTCGACGGTTTCGAGCCAACAAAGAACATCAAAATCATCATGGCGACCAACCGTCTGGATATCCTAGACCCCGCCCTGCTGCGACCCGGACGTATCGACCGAAAGATCGAGTTCCCACCGCCAACCGTAGAAGCGCGTGCTGATATCCTGCGCATTCACTCCAGGAGCATGAACTTGACCCGCGGCATCAATCTAACCAAGATTGCGGAGAAGATGAATGGATGCTCAGGCGCTGAGCTGAAGGGTGTGTGCACCGAGGCTGGTATGTATGCCCTCAGAGAGAGGAGAGTGCACGTCACGCAGGAAGATTTCGACCTGGCGACAGCCAAGGTGTTGAACAAGCACGACGACAAGGCTACCAGTCTGAGCAAGCTGTGGAAGTAG